From Cheilinus undulatus linkage group 18, ASM1832078v1, whole genome shotgun sequence, the proteins below share one genomic window:
- the LOC121525766 gene encoding CD209 antigen-like protein E isoform X1 has protein sequence MEDFQSQAESRDNIFLKQKMSRDFEHKYGRSGFHHQSFEEGGCFAFLRHRKVILGLCLLNAALLIVAAVLGGYCAKAINFQVPVSAATPLIHEMNYLRNQSGIIRATLEARTALAKERAGQVQLKLQVKQHKSSLDRLQKQIETLRTEKEQLQSNITSLEENCGRCPVDWILLKSSCYYFSTNHESNSKKNWPDSRADCHSKGAELLVINNLDEQQLLTTQFPSQSGIGEWWEKGFWMGLTDVVTKGTWVWVNNVTEVLTMYWRSGQPRSSGPQSGDCAALFYFPDTIRMWYNGNCQNHQYNWICEKQASTI, from the exons ATGGAGGACTTTCAGTCACAGGCAGAGTCCAGGGacaacattttcttaaaacagaagaTGTCTCGGGATTTTGAACATAAATATGGACGTTCTGGATTTCACCATCAATCATTTGAAG AGGGAGGATGCTTTGCATTTCTACGCCATCGAAAAGTTATACTGGGTCTTTGTCTGCTGAATGCTGCTCTGTTGATAGTTGCTGCCGTCCTTGGGGGTTACT GTGCCAAAGCCATCAACTTTCAGGTTCCTGTTTCAGCTGCCACGCCCCTCATCCACGAGATGAACTATCTCCGAAACCAAAGCGGTATCATCAGAGCCACGCTGGAAGCTAGGACAGCATTGGCAAAAGAGCGTGCCGGTCAAGTGCAACTAAAGCTGCAAGTAAAGCAGCACAAAAGCagcctggacaggcttcagaaACAGATAGAGACACTGCGTACAGAGAAGGAACAGCTGCAGTCCAATATAACTTCATTGG AGGAAAACTGTGGCAGATGCCCAGTCGATTGGATTCTTCTCAAATCCTCCTGCTATTATTTTTCTACTAACCATGAGTCCAACTCCAAAAAGAACTGGCCGGATAGCAGAGCGGACTGCCACAGTAAAGGTGCAGAGCTGCTGGTGATCAATAACTTGGACGAGCAG CAACTCCTCACTACCCAATTTCCGAGTCAGAGTGGCATCGGTGAGTGGTGGGAGAAGGGATTTTGGATGGGCCTGACTGACGTGGTGACAAAAGGAACATGGGTGTGGGTGAACAATGTGACAGAGGTGCTAACAAT GTACTGGAGGAGTGGACAGCCGAGGAGCAGTGGACCTCAGAGTGGGGACTGTGCTGCTTTGTTTTACTTTCCTGACACCATCAGGATGTGGTACAATGGGAACTGCCAAAACCATCAGTATAACTGGATATGTGAGAAGCAGGCAAGCACAATATGA
- the LOC121526473 gene encoding C-type lectin domain family 4 member M-like isoform X1, which produces MVSNDENYRGGSSATKVSVGSGFLSTVRVGSRSLPLYPRIILCLGLLDTVLIITAIVIGVYCGTATEKSAPDQTAQTLLIEFKTLQEMQTEVIQSHEEDKQALKEELKKNKELKLLVELNQSSCDRLQTQIESLHVERATLQSHISDIEGSCGRCLSGWQLINSTCYFHSVSETRAFKNWQDSMVDCISRGGNLTVINTWEKQLNLYEFLPKKDQSLQFGAQRGAWIGLRYIQADRSWVWLNKVTLHGPGYWNVESLNNQNEGDESCVAILNMRTPERTWFHAYCRLEKEWICEMEPN; this is translated from the exons ATGGTTTCAAATGATGAAAACTACAGAGGTGGAAGTTCTGCAACAAAG GTTTCTGTTGGTTCAGGATTTCTGAGCACTGTCAGAGTTGGGTCCAGAAGTCTCCCACTTTATCCTCGGATTATTCTGTGCTTGGGACTGCTTGACACTGTTCTGATCATAACGGCAATTGTCATTGGGGTTTACT GTGGTACAGCTACTGAGAAGTCAGCTCCAGACCAAACTGCACAAACCCTCTTAATAGAGTTCAAGACACTTCAAGAAATGCAAACTGAAGTAATCCAGTCTCATGAAGAGGACAAACAAGCATTAAAAGAGGagttgaagaaaaacaaagaactgaaACTGCTTGTTGAGCTGAACCAGAGTTCCTGTGATCGACTGCAGACACAGATTGAGTCTCTTCACGTAGAGAGAGCAACACTGCAATCCCACATTTCTGATATTG AGGGCAGTTGTGGACGATGCCTTTCAGGATGGCAACTAATCAACTCAACATGCTACTTTCATTCTGTGTCAGAAACTAGAGCCTTCAAGAACTGGCAAGACAGCATGGTGGATTGTATCAGCCGGGGGGGCAACCTTACTGTAATTAATACCTGGGAGAAGCAG CTCAACCTGTATGAGTTTCTACCAAAAAAGGATCAAAGCTTACAGTTCGGAGCACAAAGAGGAGCCTGGATCGGCCTTAGATATATTCAAGCAGACCGCAGTTGGGTGTGGTTAAATAAAGTGACTCTGCACGGTCCAGG GTACTGGAATGTCGAGTCGCTCAACAACCAAAATGAAGGAGATGAGTCTTGCGTAGCAATTCTGAATATGAGAACCCCAGAAAGAACGTGGTTTCATGCATATTGCCGTTTGGAAAAGGAATGGATATGTGAAATGGAGCCAAACTAG
- the LOC121526473 gene encoding C-type lectin domain family 12 member B-like isoform X2: protein MVSNDENYRGGSSATKVSVGSGFLSTVRVGSRSLPLYPRIILCLGLLDTVLIITAIVIGVYCGTATEKSAPDQTAQTLLIEFKTLQEMQTEVIQSHEEDKQALKEELKKNKELKLLVELNQSSCDRLQTQIESLHVERATLQSHISDIEGSCGRCLSGWQLINSTCYFHSVSETRAFKNWQDSMVDCISRGGNLTVINTWEKQVLECRVAQQPK from the exons ATGGTTTCAAATGATGAAAACTACAGAGGTGGAAGTTCTGCAACAAAG GTTTCTGTTGGTTCAGGATTTCTGAGCACTGTCAGAGTTGGGTCCAGAAGTCTCCCACTTTATCCTCGGATTATTCTGTGCTTGGGACTGCTTGACACTGTTCTGATCATAACGGCAATTGTCATTGGGGTTTACT GTGGTACAGCTACTGAGAAGTCAGCTCCAGACCAAACTGCACAAACCCTCTTAATAGAGTTCAAGACACTTCAAGAAATGCAAACTGAAGTAATCCAGTCTCATGAAGAGGACAAACAAGCATTAAAAGAGGagttgaagaaaaacaaagaactgaaACTGCTTGTTGAGCTGAACCAGAGTTCCTGTGATCGACTGCAGACACAGATTGAGTCTCTTCACGTAGAGAGAGCAACACTGCAATCCCACATTTCTGATATTG AGGGCAGTTGTGGACGATGCCTTTCAGGATGGCAACTAATCAACTCAACATGCTACTTTCATTCTGTGTCAGAAACTAGAGCCTTCAAGAACTGGCAAGACAGCATGGTGGATTGTATCAGCCGGGGGGGCAACCTTACTGTAATTAATACCTGGGAGAAGCAG GTACTGGAATGTCGAGTCGCTCAACAACCAAAATGA